In the Euphorbia lathyris chromosome 5, ddEupLath1.1, whole genome shotgun sequence genome, one interval contains:
- the LOC136230483 gene encoding uncharacterized CRM domain-containing protein At3g25440, chloroplastic isoform X2, with translation MSSARDFAQSPALGPLYTIGNPAFVGRLWIHSGRTMSHVDKLGEPSTQSVESGVVNGSSGAKVKRKKLKGKRAVVRWLKFFRWKKKKEYERMTAEEKLLYKLKKARNKEERLVQSLKKIEPAESSEATHDPEILTPEEHFFFLKMGLKSKNYVPVGRRGIYQGVILNMHLHWKKHQTLQVVVKTFTPEEVKEIAAELARLTGGIVLDIHEEDTIIMYRGKNYSQPPTEIMSPRVTLPRKKALDKSKYRDGLRALRRYIPRLEQDLELLRAQPRAKSETGTIPVEEVPKTSINGVNGESITSIPWKSSEKREIFYGQQECSEDECATDLGMVSDSEDLSDIFETDSETESQDGAKRPLYLDEFEKFPAQSNGEAEDFEEHLRQVALESKKLQSSENNEYSPSFDDVDRMFLRAASLLKKKNR, from the exons ATGTCATCTGCAAGGGATTTTGCTCAGTCACCTGCTTTGGGGCCATTGTATACCATTGGAAACCCTGCATTTGTTGGGCGTCTGTGGATTCACTCTGGGCGAACAATGAGCCATGTTGACAAACTTGGGGAGCCATCAACTCAATCTGTGGAAAGTGGAGTTGTTAATGGTTCTAGTGGTGCTAAAGTTAAAAGGAAAAAGCTAAAAGGAAAACGAGCAGTTGTAAGGTGGCTAAAGTTCTTCAGgtggaaaaagaagaaagagtaTGAAAGAATGACAGCAGAAGAAAAACTTTTATACAAATTGAAAAAG GCTCGAAATAAAGAGGAAAGGCTTGTTCAATCCTTGAAGAAGATTGAACCTGCAGAATCATCAGAAGCAACTCATGATCCAGAGATATTGACCCCAGAAGAgcacttcttcttcttgaagatggGGCTTAAGAGCAAGAACTATGTGCCGGTTGGAAGAAGAGGAATTTACCAGGGTGTAATTCTTAACATGCACTTGCACTGGAAGAAACACCAAACCCTTCAGGTAGTGGTGAAGACATTTACACCGGAGGAGGTCAAGGAGATTGCTGCTGAGTTAGCACGTTTAACAGGAGGAATCGTGCTAGATATTCATGAAGAGGACACAATAATCATGTATAGAGGCAAGAACTATTCTCAGCCACCTACAGAGATTATGTCACCGAGGGTCACTCTGCCCAGAAAGAAG GCTTTGGATAAATCAAAGTACAGGGACGGGCTTCGGGCGCTGAGGAGATATATTCCTAGACTTGAGCAAGACCTGGAGTTACTCCGAGCACAGCCTAGAGCCAAATCTGAAACTGGAACTATTCCAGTTGAAGAAGTCCCTAAGACCAGCATTAATGGTGTCAATGGTGAGAGCATAACAAGCATACCGTGGAAGAGTTCAGAAAAGAGAGAAATTTTTTATGGGCAACAGGAATGCTCAGAGGATGAATGTGCTACAGATTTGGGTATGGTATCGGACTCGGAAGACCTATCAGATATTTTTGAGACAGACTCTGAAACAGAAAGTCAGGATGGAGCAAAACGACCGCTTTATTTGGATGAGTTTGAGAAGTTTCCTGCTCAAAGTAATGGAGAAGCTGAAGATTTTGAGGAGCACTTGCGCCAAGTAGCTTTAGAATCGAAAAAGTTGCAGTCATCTGAAAATAATGAATACTCACCTTCTTTTGATGATGTTGATAGAATGTTTCTGCGTGCTGCTTCtcttttaaagaaaaagaataggTAG
- the LOC136230483 gene encoding uncharacterized CRM domain-containing protein At3g25440, chloroplastic isoform X1, producing the protein MALQRVLASRAPMALCKSQLLKTLVSTPSPMIPFFPNSFPYRTRDFAQSPALGPLYTIGNPAFVGRLWIHSGRTMSHVDKLGEPSTQSVESGVVNGSSGAKVKRKKLKGKRAVVRWLKFFRWKKKKEYERMTAEEKLLYKLKKARNKEERLVQSLKKIEPAESSEATHDPEILTPEEHFFFLKMGLKSKNYVPVGRRGIYQGVILNMHLHWKKHQTLQVVVKTFTPEEVKEIAAELARLTGGIVLDIHEEDTIIMYRGKNYSQPPTEIMSPRVTLPRKKALDKSKYRDGLRALRRYIPRLEQDLELLRAQPRAKSETGTIPVEEVPKTSINGVNGESITSIPWKSSEKREIFYGQQECSEDECATDLGMVSDSEDLSDIFETDSETESQDGAKRPLYLDEFEKFPAQSNGEAEDFEEHLRQVALESKKLQSSENNEYSPSFDDVDRMFLRAASLLKKKNR; encoded by the exons ATGGCGCTGCAGAGGGTTTTAGCGTCTAGGGCACCCATGGCGCTTTGCAAATCTCAACTGCTTAAGACTTTGGTGTCTACTCCTTCGCCTATGATTCCTTTCTTTCCCAATTCATTTCCATATAGAACAAG GGATTTTGCTCAGTCACCTGCTTTGGGGCCATTGTATACCATTGGAAACCCTGCATTTGTTGGGCGTCTGTGGATTCACTCTGGGCGAACAATGAGCCATGTTGACAAACTTGGGGAGCCATCAACTCAATCTGTGGAAAGTGGAGTTGTTAATGGTTCTAGTGGTGCTAAAGTTAAAAGGAAAAAGCTAAAAGGAAAACGAGCAGTTGTAAGGTGGCTAAAGTTCTTCAGgtggaaaaagaagaaagagtaTGAAAGAATGACAGCAGAAGAAAAACTTTTATACAAATTGAAAAAG GCTCGAAATAAAGAGGAAAGGCTTGTTCAATCCTTGAAGAAGATTGAACCTGCAGAATCATCAGAAGCAACTCATGATCCAGAGATATTGACCCCAGAAGAgcacttcttcttcttgaagatggGGCTTAAGAGCAAGAACTATGTGCCGGTTGGAAGAAGAGGAATTTACCAGGGTGTAATTCTTAACATGCACTTGCACTGGAAGAAACACCAAACCCTTCAGGTAGTGGTGAAGACATTTACACCGGAGGAGGTCAAGGAGATTGCTGCTGAGTTAGCACGTTTAACAGGAGGAATCGTGCTAGATATTCATGAAGAGGACACAATAATCATGTATAGAGGCAAGAACTATTCTCAGCCACCTACAGAGATTATGTCACCGAGGGTCACTCTGCCCAGAAAGAAG GCTTTGGATAAATCAAAGTACAGGGACGGGCTTCGGGCGCTGAGGAGATATATTCCTAGACTTGAGCAAGACCTGGAGTTACTCCGAGCACAGCCTAGAGCCAAATCTGAAACTGGAACTATTCCAGTTGAAGAAGTCCCTAAGACCAGCATTAATGGTGTCAATGGTGAGAGCATAACAAGCATACCGTGGAAGAGTTCAGAAAAGAGAGAAATTTTTTATGGGCAACAGGAATGCTCAGAGGATGAATGTGCTACAGATTTGGGTATGGTATCGGACTCGGAAGACCTATCAGATATTTTTGAGACAGACTCTGAAACAGAAAGTCAGGATGGAGCAAAACGACCGCTTTATTTGGATGAGTTTGAGAAGTTTCCTGCTCAAAGTAATGGAGAAGCTGAAGATTTTGAGGAGCACTTGCGCCAAGTAGCTTTAGAATCGAAAAAGTTGCAGTCATCTGAAAATAATGAATACTCACCTTCTTTTGATGATGTTGATAGAATGTTTCTGCGTGCTGCTTCtcttttaaagaaaaagaataggTAG